In Caldicellulosiruptor morganii, the following proteins share a genomic window:
- a CDS encoding alpha/beta-type small acid-soluble spore protein, which yields MARNRKLVPEATKALDQLKTEVASSIGVQLKPGYNGDLTARQAGSIGGYMVKRMIQDYENRAAGKQ from the coding sequence ATGGCAAGAAACAGAAAATTAGTTCCAGAGGCAACAAAGGCGTTGGATCAGTTAAAAACAGAGGTTGCAAGCTCAATTGGTGTTCAGCTCAAACCTGGTTATAATGGAGACCTTACAGCAAGACAGGCTGGGTCGATTGGTGGGTATATGGTAAAGAGAATGATTCAGGATTATGAAAACAGAGCTGCAGGAAAGCAATAA
- the recG gene encoding ATP-dependent DNA helicase RecG yields the protein MKLLEKEIRYLKGVGENREKLFKKLGIKKVEDLLWHIPRKYLDYSKLKKIKDLSDGEIESFVGTVCGKPVEVETRSVKIIKIPVEDGTGVVTTIWFNQDYIKNVLKEGEVFCFSGKIERKGFYIEVKNPEFEKYDQNLLHTGRIVPVYNSTEGLSQKVIRNIVNNLLCQVEGQLEDAIPPYIRQKYHLSEINFAMKNIHFPDNMLSLSLARRRLVFEEFYLLQLSLLLLKKNIEKNEGVKIEKAKENIEEFKRFLPFDLTNAQKRVLNDIADDLESSKQMNRLIQGDVGCGKTVVALAAAYATIKGGYQVALMAPTEVLAIQHYNECKKYFKERINVRLLIGSTPKKEKEIILKEMEYGLCPMVIGTHALIQEEVKFKNLGLAITDEQHRFGVIQRVELTKKGDSPNILVMTATPIPRTLSLVLYGDLDISIIDEMPPGRKKILTYAVDESFRERVYRFIKKQLDEGRQVYWICPLIEESETLNAKSAVEFAKLLKEGFFKDYNIGCLHGKLSSKERDRVLKEFKEGLIHILVSTTVVEVGINVPNATVMVIENAERFGLAQLHQLRGRVGRGEHQSYCILFSQSDSEIAKKRMLAITRSQNGFEIAEMDLKLRGPGDLFGTRQHGLMNFKIADIVNDMEILKEARRAAEETIRLNLIDKSLLEKINKHFYNNIENIGL from the coding sequence ATGAAGCTGCTTGAAAAAGAGATAAGATACCTAAAAGGGGTTGGCGAAAATAGAGAAAAGCTTTTTAAAAAGCTTGGTATCAAAAAGGTTGAAGATTTGCTCTGGCATATTCCGAGAAAATATCTTGATTACAGTAAACTAAAAAAGATAAAAGACCTATCAGATGGTGAAATAGAGTCATTCGTAGGAACTGTTTGTGGAAAGCCAGTAGAAGTAGAAACAAGGAGTGTCAAGATAATAAAAATACCTGTTGAGGATGGAACCGGTGTTGTCACAACCATCTGGTTCAATCAGGACTATATAAAGAATGTTTTAAAAGAAGGAGAGGTATTTTGTTTTTCGGGCAAAATAGAGAGAAAGGGTTTTTACATTGAAGTTAAAAATCCCGAGTTTGAAAAGTATGACCAAAATCTTCTTCACACAGGAAGGATTGTTCCTGTTTATAACTCCACAGAAGGTTTGTCTCAAAAGGTAATAAGAAATATTGTAAATAACCTGCTATGTCAGGTTGAAGGACAGCTTGAAGATGCCATTCCGCCATACATAAGACAAAAGTATCATTTGAGCGAAATAAACTTTGCAATGAAGAATATTCATTTTCCAGATAACATGTTAAGCCTTAGCCTTGCAAGAAGAAGACTTGTGTTTGAAGAATTTTATCTTTTACAGCTTTCACTTTTACTTCTTAAAAAAAACATAGAAAAAAATGAGGGTGTGAAGATAGAAAAAGCAAAAGAAAACATAGAGGAGTTTAAAAGATTTTTGCCATTTGACCTGACAAACGCCCAAAAAAGGGTTTTGAATGATATAGCGGATGATTTGGAAAGTTCAAAACAAATGAATAGACTCATACAGGGGGATGTGGGCTGTGGAAAAACGGTTGTGGCTTTAGCCGCTGCATATGCTACAATTAAAGGTGGGTATCAGGTTGCACTCATGGCGCCGACTGAAGTTTTAGCCATTCAGCACTATAATGAGTGCAAAAAATATTTCAAAGAGAGAATAAATGTGCGACTTCTTATTGGTTCTACACCAAAAAAGGAAAAAGAGATAATTTTAAAAGAAATGGAATATGGGCTTTGCCCCATGGTGATTGGAACTCATGCACTGATTCAGGAAGAGGTTAAATTCAAAAATTTAGGCCTGGCAATTACTGACGAGCAGCACAGGTTTGGGGTAATACAAAGGGTGGAACTTACCAAAAAGGGTGATTCTCCTAACATACTTGTTATGACGGCAACTCCAATTCCGAGGACATTGAGTCTTGTGCTGTATGGCGACCTTGATATATCAATAATAGATGAGATGCCACCTGGTAGAAAAAAGATTTTGACATATGCGGTTGATGAGAGTTTTCGGGAGCGTGTTTACAGATTTATCAAAAAGCAGCTTGACGAAGGAAGACAGGTTTACTGGATTTGTCCTTTGATTGAGGAATCAGAAACTTTGAATGCAAAATCTGCTGTTGAATTTGCAAAACTATTGAAAGAGGGATTTTTTAAAGATTATAACATAGGCTGCCTGCATGGCAAACTTTCTTCAAAAGAGAGAGATAGAGTCCTTAAAGAATTTAAAGAGGGCTTGATCCATATATTGGTGTCAACAACAGTGGTTGAGGTTGGGATAAATGTTCCAAACGCAACTGTTATGGTGATAGAAAATGCAGAAAGGTTTGGTCTTGCGCAGCTTCATCAGCTTCGTGGTAGAGTTGGCAGAGGAGAGCATCAGTCATACTGTATATTGTTTAGTCAGAGTGATTCTGAGATAGCAAAAAAAAGAATGCTTGCAATAACCAGAAGCCAGAATGGTTTCGAGATAGCAGAGATGGATTTAAAACTGAGAGGACCCGGTGATTTGTTCGGGACAAGGCAACATGGGCTTATGAATTTTAAAATTGCGGATATAGTGAATGATATGGAAATTTTAAAAGAAGCGCGAAGAGCTGCTGAAGAAACCATAAGACTTAATCTTATTGATAAATCTTTGCTTGAAAAAATTAACAAACATTTTTACAATAATATAGAAAACATAGGTCTTTAG
- a CDS encoding DAK2 domain-containing protein produces MKFLTADVLKDMLKAANNYLKLNIKKINALNVFPVPDGDTGTNMSATLASSIKEINGKVFKSVDELMNAVAFGSLKGARGNSGVILSQLLRGFAKQLKGQDVLDIPTFVACLKSAAASAYRAVMKPTEGTMLTVARGIAEDVEREVSENIVSEIEDLLELCVLSGKKWLNKTPEMLPILKEANVVDSGGMGLVVIFEGMYKFLKEGMTFEDLQQEDVYDKTSAISAQEIKFTYCTEFFITGLKKNIEDEFKEYLQSIGDSIIVIQDGEILKTHVHTNSPGRVIEKALKYGELINIKIDNMKYQHQEFVKAEVNKMKDNNIEDEIITKEYGFVAVSQGEGFNEILKGLGVDFIIEGGQTMNPSSEEFISAIKSVPAKNIFVFPNNKNVIMSAELALQLINTKKNVKVIKTNNIPECIAALIRFDINSDVEKNLQLMQEAIDSIKVVEITQAVRSTKINGFEIEEGDFIGISKKEIIQSGKDLMEVAFLCAKKIVDQSTQILSIYYGRNVTDEVLQKLVNKLRAEYPEIDIETYESGNELYHFIIVAEM; encoded by the coding sequence ATGAAATTTTTAACAGCGGATGTATTAAAAGATATGCTAAAAGCAGCCAATAACTATTTGAAGCTGAACATAAAGAAGATAAATGCTTTAAATGTTTTTCCTGTACCGGATGGAGATACAGGTACAAACATGTCCGCCACACTTGCAAGTTCTATTAAAGAGATTAATGGCAAGGTTTTTAAGAGTGTTGACGAACTTATGAACGCAGTGGCTTTTGGTAGCCTTAAAGGTGCAAGAGGGAACTCCGGGGTTATACTCTCGCAGCTTTTAAGGGGCTTTGCAAAGCAGCTAAAGGGGCAGGATGTATTGGACATTCCAACATTTGTTGCCTGTCTTAAATCGGCAGCTGCCAGTGCTTACAGAGCTGTAATGAAACCGACAGAGGGTACAATGCTGACTGTTGCCAGAGGGATAGCTGAAGATGTTGAGAGGGAAGTTTCAGAAAATATAGTGAGCGAAATAGAAGATCTTCTTGAGCTTTGTGTTTTGAGTGGTAAAAAGTGGCTCAATAAAACTCCGGAGATGCTACCTATCCTTAAAGAAGCAAATGTTGTGGACAGTGGCGGTATGGGACTTGTTGTAATATTTGAAGGAATGTATAAGTTTTTAAAGGAAGGAATGACTTTTGAAGATTTGCAGCAAGAGGATGTTTATGATAAAACTTCTGCTATTAGTGCTCAGGAGATAAAATTTACTTATTGCACAGAGTTTTTTATAACAGGTTTGAAAAAGAATATAGAGGATGAGTTCAAAGAATACCTTCAGTCAATTGGTGATTCAATCATAGTAATTCAGGATGGAGAAATTTTAAAAACACATGTTCATACAAATTCACCCGGCAGGGTAATAGAAAAGGCTTTGAAATATGGTGAACTAATAAATATTAAGATTGACAATATGAAATACCAGCACCAGGAGTTTGTGAAGGCTGAAGTCAACAAAATGAAAGATAATAACATTGAGGATGAAATAATTACAAAAGAATATGGGTTTGTGGCTGTCTCGCAGGGCGAGGGATTTAATGAAATTTTAAAAGGTTTGGGAGTTGACTTTATTATAGAAGGCGGACAGACAATGAACCCGAGCAGCGAAGAGTTTATAAGTGCTATAAAAAGTGTTCCGGCAAAGAATATATTTGTATTTCCCAATAATAAAAATGTGATAATGTCAGCTGAACTTGCTCTTCAGCTAATAAATACAAAGAAAAACGTAAAAGTGATAAAGACTAATAACATTCCAGAATGTATTGCAGCACTTATACGTTTTGATATAAACTCGGATGTTGAAAAAAATCTGCAGCTTATGCAGGAAGCAATAGATTCTATAAAAGTTGTTGAAATAACTCAAGCTGTAAGGAGCACAAAGATAAATGGTTTTGAGATAGAAGAAGGTGATTTTATAGGAATATCAAAAAAAGAGATAATACAATCTGGCAAAGACCTGATGGAAGTGGCTTTCCTGTGTGCCAAAAAGATTGTCGACCAGAGTACTCAAATTTTGAGTATCTACTATGGCAGAAATGTAACCGATGAGGTTTTGCAGAAGCTTGTAAATAAATTAAGAGCTGAATACCCGGAAATTGATATAGAAACCTATGAGAGTGGAAATGAACTTTATCATTTTATAATTGTTGCTGAGATGTGA
- a CDS encoding Asp23/Gls24 family envelope stress response protein has protein sequence MGVYFENEFGKIEITNDCIATIIGLSSMESYGVVGMASKNITDGIVNLLGRENLHKGIKVTAKNGIVNADIHIVVEYGTRIPVVAENIKERVSYAIEKYTGLKPGNINIFVDGIRL, from the coding sequence ATGGGTGTGTATTTTGAAAATGAGTTTGGCAAGATAGAGATAACAAATGATTGTATCGCTACCATAATAGGGCTTAGCAGTATGGAGAGCTATGGTGTTGTTGGAATGGCATCGAAAAATATAACAGATGGAATTGTAAACCTGCTTGGCAGGGAAAATTTGCATAAGGGAATAAAGGTTACAGCAAAAAATGGCATTGTAAATGCTGATATCCATATAGTTGTTGAGTATGGAACACGAATACCTGTAGTTGCTGAAAATATAAAGGAAAGGGTTTCATATGCAATTGAAAAGTACACCGGGTTAAAACCGGGCAACATCAATATTTTTGTAGATGGTATTCGCTTGTAG
- a CDS encoding ECF transporter S component: MSQTGTKNLIKISIFGALAFVIMLIEFPLGIFPDFLKLDFSDSIALIISFALGPLSGVAVELLKNLLHLFVTKTAGIGEFANFMVGGCFVFIAGYIYSYNKTRKGAILSLIVSTIAFSIWAGILNYFVFLPLYEKVLKFPVTEVVKLAAKFNRLITDKFTLILFSIIPFNLVKGAVISIVTFALYKRLSKIVKR; this comes from the coding sequence ATGAGCCAAACAGGAACAAAAAACCTTATTAAGATTTCTATATTTGGTGCACTTGCTTTTGTTATAATGCTGATTGAATTTCCGCTTGGGATATTTCCAGACTTTTTGAAACTTGATTTCAGTGATTCAATAGCTCTAATTATCTCGTTTGCTCTGGGACCTTTATCTGGGGTTGCAGTTGAACTTTTAAAAAATCTGCTTCACCTTTTTGTTACAAAAACAGCTGGAATAGGTGAATTTGCTAACTTTATGGTGGGCGGTTGTTTTGTATTTATAGCAGGGTACATATACAGTTATAATAAAACCAGAAAAGGAGCAATTTTATCTTTAATAGTTTCTACTATTGCTTTTTCTATATGGGCAGGTATTTTAAACTATTTTGTTTTTCTTCCTTTATACGAAAAGGTGCTGAAATTCCCTGTAACAGAAGTAGTAAAACTTGCAGCAAAGTTCAACAGACTTATTACTGATAAATTTACCTTGATATTATTTTCAATTATTCCATTTAATCTTGTAAAGGGAGCAGTAATTTCTATTGTTACATTTGCCCTTTATAAAAGGCTTTCAAAGATTGTAAAAAGATAG
- a CDS encoding pseudouridine synthase: MRLDRFLAHSGFGTRSEVKRLIKEGFVKVNGEEAKSPNLKIDESRDIVQVGEEIVRLQKWVYIMMNKPRGYVCSNNDPFSPTVFSLIPETLKYRNLHTVGRLDKDAEGLLIITNNGEYTHRVISPRKHIEKEYIVRLERELCEEKIKVFEDGIVLDDGYKTLPAKYTIIDDFTVSLTIHEGKYHQIKRMFESIGNKVVYLKRIRIGKLRLDENLKPGKYKVLDELEAFLVFE; encoded by the coding sequence ATGAGGCTTGACAGGTTTTTGGCACACAGCGGTTTTGGAACAAGAAGCGAGGTAAAAAGGTTGATAAAAGAAGGTTTTGTAAAGGTAAATGGGGAAGAAGCTAAAAGTCCGAATCTGAAAATTGATGAGAGCAGGGATATTGTACAGGTGGGCGAGGAAATAGTAAGACTTCAGAAATGGGTTTACATCATGATGAATAAGCCGCGAGGGTATGTTTGTTCAAATAATGACCCGTTTTCACCTACTGTTTTTTCACTTATTCCTGAGACTCTGAAATATAGAAATTTACACACAGTTGGTAGACTTGATAAGGATGCTGAAGGGCTTTTGATAATTACAAACAATGGTGAATATACACACAGGGTTATATCACCGAGAAAGCACATAGAAAAGGAATACATTGTCAGGCTTGAAAGAGAGCTTTGCGAAGAAAAGATAAAGGTGTTTGAAGATGGTATTGTTCTGGATGATGGTTATAAAACCTTGCCGGCAAAATATACTATAATAGATGATTTTACAGTTAGTCTCACTATTCATGAAGGGAAATATCATCAAATAAAAAGAATGTTTGAGTCAATTGGAAATAAAGTTGTGTATTTAAAACGTATTAGAATAGGTAAGCTAAGATTGGATGAAAATTTAAAGCCCGGCAAATACAAAGTGTTAGATGAGCTTGAGGCTTTTTTAGTGTTTGAGTGA
- a CDS encoding RsmF rRNA methyltransferase first C-terminal domain-containing protein, translating to MHKLNLPEEFLSKMKEILKDEFEDFIKVYDSDSYKGFRVNTAKISVDEFIKRIGIEFEKVPWCEDGFYIKDEIRLSKHPYYFAGLIYIQEPSAMFPVEALDVKEGEKVLDLCAAPGGKTIQIAAKIGPKGMLVSNDIKPARIKALVKNVENLGLTNVVILNNKPKEIAESYGAYFDKILVDAPCSGEGMFRKDPASARKWTSNHPQKYVNLQRSIMTEVDELLKVGGEIVYSTCTFEIEENEGIIDWFLRKHKNYEVVEIKKYPGFSEGITINGNVELKKAVRIYPHKVKGEGHFVCKLRKVKESGNKWVFKPQKCQVDRSDLEIFERFSQNHFDMDLKKFENRVFYKKADKLYLGYEGPFDRITPIRNGLLLGEIYKGRFYPSAHLVSSLEFVNLKKVINFSVDDERLIRYLKGETIENIENLKGFVAMCVDGFTLGWGKAEGNIIKNYFPRGWRLE from the coding sequence ATGCATAAATTGAACTTGCCAGAAGAATTTTTGTCAAAAATGAAAGAGATTCTGAAAGATGAATTTGAGGATTTTATAAAAGTGTATGATTCTGATAGTTACAAAGGGTTCAGGGTAAATACTGCAAAGATTTCGGTTGATGAATTCATAAAACGTATTGGTATAGAATTTGAGAAAGTTCCATGGTGTGAGGATGGGTTTTATATAAAGGATGAAATAAGACTGAGCAAACATCCTTACTATTTTGCAGGACTTATCTATATCCAGGAACCGTCGGCAATGTTTCCTGTTGAGGCTTTGGATGTGAAGGAAGGCGAAAAGGTTCTGGATTTATGCGCAGCGCCTGGCGGCAAGACAATCCAGATTGCAGCAAAGATTGGACCAAAAGGTATGCTTGTTTCGAATGATATAAAACCTGCAAGAATAAAGGCGCTTGTTAAAAATGTAGAGAATCTTGGACTTACAAATGTTGTGATTTTGAATAATAAGCCAAAAGAAATAGCTGAAAGCTATGGTGCATACTTTGACAAAATCCTGGTTGATGCGCCTTGTTCTGGTGAAGGGATGTTTAGAAAAGACCCTGCTTCTGCCAGGAAATGGACCTCCAATCATCCGCAGAAATATGTCAACTTGCAAAGGAGTATTATGACAGAAGTAGATGAGCTTTTAAAAGTAGGAGGGGAGATAGTCTACTCTACCTGTACATTTGAAATAGAAGAAAATGAAGGGATAATTGACTGGTTTTTGAGGAAGCATAAAAATTATGAAGTAGTTGAGATAAAGAAATATCCGGGATTTTCTGAAGGTATCACAATAAATGGTAATGTGGAACTTAAAAAAGCTGTTAGAATTTATCCTCACAAAGTTAAAGGTGAAGGACATTTTGTATGTAAGCTAAGGAAAGTTAAAGAAAGTGGCAATAAGTGGGTTTTTAAACCGCAAAAATGCCAGGTTGACAGAAGTGATTTGGAGATTTTTGAGAGATTTTCCCAGAATCATTTTGACATGGATTTAAAGAAATTTGAAAACAGGGTATTTTATAAAAAGGCTGACAAACTTTATTTGGGATATGAAGGACCATTTGACAGGATTACGCCAATAAGAAACGGGCTTTTGCTTGGAGAGATTTACAAAGGAAGATTTTATCCATCAGCCCACCTTGTCTCAAGTCTTGAGTTTGTGAATTTAAAAAAAGTAATCAACTTTTCAGTGGATGATGAGAGGTTAATCAGGTATCTGAAGGGTGAAACTATTGAAAATATAGAGAATTTAAAAGGATTTGTTGCTATGTGTGTGGATGGTTTTACACTTGGCTGGGGAAAAGCAGAAGGGAATATAATAAAAAACTACTTTCCAAGAGGATGGAGATTGGAGTAA
- a CDS encoding class I SAM-dependent rRNA methyltransferase translates to MAKVFLAKGKGLRVENGHPWVFRHEVERIDGEFEDGDIVDVYNFKNKFIGKGFINSKSQILVRILTRKNEEINIDFFRKKVQDAWEYRKNIGYINNCRLIFAEADFLPGLIVDKFGDVLVMQTLSKGVDRYKDKLVDILVDVINPKAIYERNDAKVREIEGLELKKGFLYGKSSTEVEIEENGIRMIVDIENGQKTGYFLDQKENRVAIRNFVKDKTVLDCFCHTGGFTMNAAKFGAKEVIGVDISETAIEQAMKNAKLNGVEDKCEFVVANVFDYLNDLDDKKEKYDVVILDPPAFAKSIHTIENAKRGYKEINLRAMKILKKGGILITCSCSHYMKPDLFFEVIKDAAKDARKTLRMIEYRTQAKDHPYLINYEESLYLKCFIFQVL, encoded by the coding sequence ATGGCAAAGGTATTCTTAGCAAAAGGAAAGGGTTTGAGAGTTGAAAATGGACATCCATGGGTATTCAGGCATGAAGTGGAAAGAATAGACGGAGAGTTTGAAGATGGTGATATTGTGGATGTATATAATTTCAAAAATAAGTTTATTGGGAAAGGTTTTATAAACTCTAAGTCACAGATTCTGGTCAGAATTCTCACAAGAAAAAATGAGGAAATTAATATAGATTTTTTTAGAAAAAAAGTCCAGGATGCGTGGGAATATAGAAAAAATATAGGGTATATTAATAATTGCAGACTCATATTTGCAGAGGCTGATTTTTTGCCTGGACTTATTGTGGACAAATTTGGCGATGTTCTGGTTATGCAAACACTTTCAAAAGGAGTTGACAGGTACAAGGATAAGCTGGTAGATATATTGGTTGATGTGATAAATCCAAAAGCAATATATGAGAGAAATGACGCAAAAGTACGGGAAATTGAAGGACTTGAGCTCAAGAAAGGTTTCTTGTATGGGAAGTCTTCAACAGAGGTAGAAATAGAAGAAAATGGTATAAGAATGATTGTTGATATAGAGAATGGGCAAAAAACAGGGTATTTTTTGGACCAGAAAGAAAACAGAGTTGCAATCAGAAATTTTGTAAAGGACAAGACTGTTCTTGATTGTTTTTGTCATACAGGCGGTTTTACAATGAATGCTGCCAAATTTGGGGCTAAAGAAGTGATTGGAGTTGACATTTCAGAGACAGCAATTGAACAGGCAATGAAAAATGCAAAATTAAACGGTGTTGAAGATAAATGTGAGTTTGTGGTTGCAAATGTATTTGACTATTTGAATGATCTTGATGACAAAAAGGAAAAGTATGATGTTGTGATATTGGACCCGCCGGCTTTTGCAAAGAGTATTCATACAATTGAAAATGCAAAGAGGGGATATAAGGAGATAAACTTGAGAGCAATGAAGATACTCAAAAAAGGTGGAATTCTCATCACATGTTCATGCTCACATTATATGAAGCCGGATTTGTTCTTTGAGGTTATAAAGGATGCAGCAAAGGATGCCAGAAAGACTCTGAGAATGATTGAATACAGAACGCAGGCAAAGGACCATCCGTATCTCATAAATTATGAGGAATCGTTATATCTAAAGTGCTTTATATTCCAGGTTTTATAG
- a CDS encoding NUDIX hydrolase: MKYLKTSLPDIFDLNGIDVSENLIEKKVDIEIETQEFFEYVSSKINIDRIGEVVFAVKTGDSVLLVRQSEYPHGLYRIPSGGIGIGERVVNALKREVKEELAIDVEKFSMIGIIEYNLSYKLKSYKFFSFVFLIDDYRKNDCVDTDGEISEVLAVEIPEIKYYCDIIKQQSGFWKDWGNLRYPSTYLVYEYLTQKRIK, encoded by the coding sequence ATGAAATATTTAAAAACATCATTACCAGACATATTTGATTTAAATGGGATAGATGTATCCGAAAATTTGATAGAAAAAAAGGTTGATATAGAGATTGAAACTCAGGAATTTTTTGAATATGTAAGTTCCAAGATAAATATTGACAGAATTGGTGAAGTTGTATTTGCTGTTAAAACAGGTGATTCAGTATTGCTTGTAAGACAGAGTGAGTACCCGCACGGTTTATATAGAATACCATCGGGTGGAATTGGAATTGGTGAAAGGGTTGTTAATGCTTTAAAAAGAGAAGTAAAAGAGGAACTTGCAATTGATGTTGAGAAATTTTCTATGATAGGTATCATTGAGTACAATTTATCTTATAAGCTAAAATCATATAAATTTTTTTCTTTTGTCTTTTTGATAGATGATTATAGAAAAAATGACTGTGTGGACACTGATGGAGAGATTTCTGAAGTTCTGGCTGTTGAGATACCAGAAATAAAATACTATTGTGATATTATCAAGCAGCAGAGCGGTTTTTGGAAGGATTGGGGGAATTTACGGTACCCTTCTACTTATCTTGTATACGAATACCTGACACAAAAGAGAATAAAATAA
- a CDS encoding molybdenum cofactor guanylyltransferase codes for MKNLFILAGGKSSRLGFDKLNITICGKNILRILDNNIGDLFDQKFIVVKEEKDLKLKDYEVIKDVISVDAPLAGVITGLMHSQSSKNFICACDMPFISRDLVEYMLSFEGYDAVVPFYNGYFEPLCCVYSKTFLKNAIECLNRGILSLSFALKNSNIKKISLDEILQFDNMLISFKNINTVQDLEETNEIFKNIITRHI; via the coding sequence ATGAAAAATTTGTTTATACTTGCAGGTGGAAAGTCAAGCAGGCTGGGTTTTGATAAGCTCAACATAACCATTTGCGGGAAGAACATTTTAAGAATATTAGACAACAACATAGGGGATTTGTTTGATCAAAAATTTATTGTAGTGAAAGAAGAGAAAGACTTGAAGTTAAAGGATTATGAGGTAATAAAAGATGTAATTTCAGTTGATGCGCCTTTAGCAGGTGTTATCACAGGTTTAATGCATTCACAAAGTAGTAAAAATTTTATTTGTGCGTGTGACATGCCGTTTATAAGTAGAGATCTGGTAGAATATATGCTCTCGTTTGAAGGGTATGATGCTGTTGTGCCCTTTTACAATGGCTATTTTGAACCTTTGTGCTGTGTATACAGCAAAACATTTTTAAAAAATGCGATTGAGTGTCTTAACAGAGGAATATTATCTCTTAGCTTTGCTTTGAAAAACTCAAACATAAAAAAGATATCTTTAGATGAAATATTGCAATTTGACAACATGTTGATAAGTTTTAAAAATATAAATACTGTGCAAGATCTGGAGGAGACCAATGAAATATTTAAAAACATCATTACCAGACATATTTGA